A single region of the Streptomyces sp. NBC_00236 genome encodes:
- a CDS encoding low temperature requirement protein A: protein MSHSQPSPLSPASWHRPMVARLSDEQHRTATMLELFFDLCFVTAVAQAATAFEHELAEGHIGHGVLGYAMVFFAIWWAWMNFTWFASAYDTDDVPYRLLTLVQITGALVLAAGASQALQHEDFTVITWGYVIMRLAMVTQWLRAARSDRERRSTCLRYAVGIFVVQVGWVVRLALPEDTGLVTFGILVLAEIAVPAWAERSATTTWHPHHIAERYGLFTLIVLGESITAATGAVHAALDSHTALGDLAALVVGGILTVFALWWLYFARSARVHDRLTTLRTALLWGYGHYLVFASAAAVGAGLAVNVAHTTGHGHLSDRAAAAVYTIPVAVFVTLVWLLHHRPGGLRRAADVLHPVAVLAVLAATFAPSPVLVTGIITALLIAATLVLSARSNARGNAEED, encoded by the coding sequence ATGAGCCATTCGCAACCCTCCCCGCTCTCCCCCGCCTCCTGGCACCGGCCCATGGTCGCCCGCCTGTCCGACGAACAGCACCGCACCGCGACCATGCTGGAGCTGTTCTTCGACCTCTGCTTCGTCACGGCCGTGGCCCAGGCGGCGACCGCGTTCGAGCACGAACTCGCGGAGGGACACATCGGCCACGGTGTCCTCGGCTACGCGATGGTGTTCTTCGCGATCTGGTGGGCCTGGATGAACTTCACCTGGTTCGCCTCCGCCTACGACACCGACGACGTGCCCTACCGGCTGCTCACCCTCGTCCAGATCACCGGCGCCCTCGTCCTCGCCGCCGGGGCGTCACAGGCTCTGCAGCACGAGGACTTCACGGTCATCACCTGGGGCTACGTGATCATGCGGCTCGCCATGGTCACCCAGTGGCTGCGGGCCGCCCGGTCCGACCGTGAGCGGCGTTCCACCTGCCTGCGCTACGCCGTGGGGATCTTCGTCGTGCAGGTCGGCTGGGTCGTACGTCTGGCGCTGCCCGAGGACACCGGCCTCGTCACCTTCGGCATCCTGGTCCTGGCCGAGATCGCCGTACCCGCCTGGGCGGAACGCTCGGCCACCACCACCTGGCACCCGCACCACATCGCCGAGCGGTACGGCCTGTTCACCCTGATCGTGCTGGGCGAGTCCATCACCGCCGCCACCGGAGCCGTACACGCCGCACTCGACTCCCACACGGCACTGGGCGACCTCGCCGCCCTGGTCGTCGGCGGCATTCTCACCGTCTTCGCCCTGTGGTGGCTGTACTTCGCGCGGAGTGCACGCGTGCACGACCGGCTCACCACCCTGCGCACCGCACTTCTGTGGGGGTACGGCCACTACCTGGTCTTCGCTTCCGCGGCGGCGGTCGGCGCCGGTCTCGCGGTCAACGTGGCGCACACGACCGGCCACGGCCACCTCTCCGACCGGGCCGCGGCGGCGGTCTACACCATCCCGGTCGCCGTCTTCGTGACCCTGGTCTGGCTGCTGCACCACCGCCCCGGCGGCCTGCGCCGCGCGGCCGACGTGCTCCACCCCGTCGCGGTCCTCGCCGTCCTGGCCGCCACGTTCGCGCCGTCCCCGGTCCTCGTCACCGGCATCATCACCGCGCTCCTCATCGCCGCGACGCTGGTCCTGTCCGCGCGAAGCAACGCGCGCGGGAACGCGGAGGAGGACTAG